The following are from one region of the Chloracidobacterium sp. genome:
- a CDS encoding universal stress protein yields the protein MRIIIAIDGSEFSDAAVAKYCSAFAGKYDEVKILTVVEPMTHIVGAPFGVVDEYYNTYIREARNEAAGNLDKARSMLSDCLKGDQNITTELAVGSPAQAVVETAAEWNADLIVMGSHGRGFWQRVYLGSVSNSVVHNAPCSVLVVRGQGLGPTTLEQNQ from the coding sequence ATGCGAATAATCATTGCGATCGACGGCTCTGAATTCAGCGACGCTGCCGTTGCCAAATACTGCAGTGCTTTTGCTGGAAAGTACGACGAGGTCAAGATACTCACTGTCGTCGAACCGATGACACACATTGTCGGGGCACCGTTCGGGGTTGTCGATGAGTACTACAATACGTATATTAGAGAGGCTCGAAATGAGGCTGCTGGCAATCTGGACAAAGCCAGGTCCATGCTTTCTGATTGCCTCAAGGGTGATCAGAACATTACAACGGAACTTGCGGTTGGATCTCCGGCGCAAGCCGTGGTCGAAACGGCCGCAGAGTGGAATGCTGACCTGATCGTTATGGGTTCGCATGGCCGAGGATTTTGGCAGCGCGTGTATTTGGGTTCTGTTTCCAACTCAGTAGTTCACAATGCACCATGTTCGGTTCTGGTTGTGAGAGGCCAGGGCCTCGGCCCGA
- a CDS encoding GNAT family N-acetyltransferase produces MRSTPGFMALAGPSGDPFLNPGFTGVSDGRYTVRLAEDSNDVESALRLRYDVFNVELGRRGTSIHDAGLEFDAYDLKCRHMIVVSKATGETVGTYRLNSIETAHSTYGFYSSNEFTIEDLPYEVLNDGIEIGRACIASEHRNTKVLFLLWKALLAYLEQSGKRYFFGCCSIFTDELSIGRRVFRHLARAGHIHRTFAVSPCRNSLSLVEEDGGTDEVRLPALFDMYLRIGARVCGPPMVDREFGTIDFFVVFDVTEMNEKYRRLFS; encoded by the coding sequence ATGAGATCAACACCTGGATTTATGGCACTTGCGGGGCCGTCAGGCGATCCGTTCCTCAATCCCGGATTTACCGGAGTTTCGGATGGGCGCTACACGGTGCGTCTCGCTGAAGACAGCAACGACGTCGAGTCAGCGCTGCGATTGCGTTACGACGTTTTCAACGTGGAGCTTGGTCGAAGGGGAACATCAATACACGACGCGGGGCTCGAATTCGATGCCTACGATCTCAAATGTCGTCACATGATCGTTGTTTCAAAAGCGACGGGAGAGACCGTTGGTACTTATCGCCTGAATTCGATCGAGACCGCCCATTCGACCTACGGTTTCTATTCTTCGAACGAATTCACGATCGAAGATCTGCCGTATGAAGTGCTCAACGACGGGATCGAGATCGGTCGTGCGTGTATAGCCAGCGAACACCGGAACACCAAGGTTCTCTTCCTTCTCTGGAAAGCCCTGCTTGCGTATCTCGAACAAAGCGGAAAGAGGTACTTTTTCGGATGTTGTTCAATTTTCACGGACGAACTCAGCATAGGACGGAGAGTGTTCAGACACCTGGCCCGAGCTGGCCACATCCACAGAACATTCGCAGTTTCGCCGTGCAGAAACAGTCTTAGCCTGGTCGAAGAAGACGGCGGCACGGATGAGGTCAGGCTTCCTGCACTCTTCGATATGTACCTTCGAATCGGCGCACGGGTATGCGGCCCGCCTATGGTGGATCGCGAATTCGGGACCATCGATTTCTTTGTTGTATTTGATGTTACGGAAATGAATGAGAAATACCGCCGGCTGTTTTCTTGA
- a CDS encoding NRDE family protein encodes MCVIYIAYEQHPDHPLILLANRDEFYDRPSAPSAYWDGSDNIFGGRDLKGGGTWLGVTKSGRFAAVTNFREPGTPAGSRSRGELVAAFLRSDRPAEDHLADVEKKGHQYSGFNLLVGQIGRRKELFYSSNRVKGFRELSPGIYGLSNHLLDTPWPKVTKGRSRLANLIGSLGTSNDELFDILSDESQASDDDLPSTGLPYEAEKAVSAIFIKTPNYGTRCSTVLRFHRDSEWSFEERVYV; translated from the coding sequence ATGTGCGTAATATATATTGCTTACGAACAACATCCCGATCATCCGCTTATTTTGCTTGCGAACCGAGACGAATTTTACGACCGGCCTTCTGCACCGTCGGCCTATTGGGATGGTTCCGATAACATTTTCGGAGGCCGTGACCTGAAAGGCGGCGGAACGTGGCTCGGCGTAACAAAAAGCGGACGATTTGCGGCCGTGACCAATTTCCGCGAACCAGGAACTCCGGCGGGATCACGTTCACGAGGCGAGTTGGTCGCTGCATTTCTCCGATCTGATCGGCCGGCTGAGGATCATCTGGCGGATGTCGAGAAGAAAGGACACCAATATTCGGGCTTCAACTTGCTTGTTGGCCAGATCGGCAGGCGAAAGGAGCTGTTTTATTCCTCGAACAGGGTCAAAGGGTTTCGAGAATTGTCGCCCGGCATTTACGGTCTAAGTAATCACCTGCTCGATACGCCATGGCCGAAGGTCACAAAAGGAAGATCGCGCTTGGCGAACCTGATCGGATCGCTCGGAACGTCGAACGATGAACTCTTCGATATTTTGTCGGATGAATCACAAGCCAGCGACGACGATCTGCCATCGACCGGGCTCCCATATGAAGCCGAAAAAGCGGTCTCGGCAATCTTCATAAAGACACCGAATTACGGTACACGCTGCTCGACTGTGCTGCGATTTCATCGAGACTCGGAATGGAGTTTTGAGGAACGCGTTTATGTTTGA
- a CDS encoding VTT domain-containing protein has product MLDLSQILQNGVPEFSAAGLFFLFFFGTFLSEDGACLLAGTAAATGRMSFALALSACFLGIFVGDILLYGAGRMLGRRTFENKLVKRFVPDRTITSASKWLTKHGAAAVFLSRFVSGLRLPTYLLAGALRTDFGKFVLYFLLASAIWTPILVGSTAFSQAFLFPDNTLLGLIVIVIVIRTAIKYSSWKNRRMLVGRIKRMAHWEFWPLQVFYAPVVLYVFWLAIRHRSLTAFTAVNPAIPASGFKGESKDDIYKQLKSSRDATEFLLRHTLLNGALSPPEKLRQASQFIDENGLQFPLVLKPDRGERGTGVRIIRTSESLEAELSASDSDMILQENASGREVSIFYYRYPHEKRGRIFSITEKHLPSLIGDGRSTLEELILSHPRAVCLAAKYFEQNKAALANVYGGGEEIKLTEIGTHSRGAIFLDGGWLKTNVLEKKIDEICRGFDGFFFGRFDIRTSSFEELKRGERFKIIELNGVTSESTNIYDPQYTLFDAYRILFRQWSIAFEIGAANCKSGVRQTSVLRLARLALGARAAETTFV; this is encoded by the coding sequence ATGCTTGATCTTTCACAGATCCTTCAGAATGGCGTTCCGGAATTCTCGGCCGCCGGATTGTTTTTCCTGTTCTTCTTTGGCACCTTCTTGAGCGAAGATGGCGCGTGCCTATTGGCGGGAACAGCAGCGGCGACCGGGCGAATGAGCTTTGCGCTTGCACTTTCAGCTTGCTTTCTGGGCATCTTCGTCGGCGATATTCTTCTGTATGGAGCAGGAAGGATGCTTGGAAGACGAACGTTTGAAAACAAACTGGTCAAGCGATTTGTACCGGATCGAACGATAACCAGTGCGTCCAAATGGCTAACGAAGCACGGCGCGGCAGCAGTGTTTCTTAGCCGCTTTGTTTCGGGACTCCGCCTGCCTACTTATTTGTTGGCCGGGGCTCTACGCACGGATTTCGGAAAGTTCGTTCTCTATTTTTTGTTGGCGTCGGCGATATGGACGCCGATCCTGGTTGGCTCAACAGCATTCTCGCAAGCTTTTCTCTTCCCGGATAACACACTTCTCGGATTGATCGTGATCGTAATAGTGATTCGGACGGCCATTAAATACAGTTCATGGAAAAATCGCCGCATGTTGGTTGGCCGGATCAAACGAATGGCACACTGGGAATTCTGGCCGCTTCAAGTTTTTTACGCACCGGTCGTCCTATACGTGTTTTGGCTCGCGATCAGGCACCGAAGCCTTACTGCTTTCACCGCTGTCAATCCCGCGATCCCGGCCAGCGGATTTAAGGGAGAATCGAAAGATGACATTTACAAGCAACTAAAGAGCTCGCGAGACGCGACCGAATTCCTGCTTCGACACACGCTATTGAATGGCGCGCTTTCCCCGCCCGAAAAACTCCGTCAGGCATCGCAATTCATTGACGAAAACGGACTGCAATTTCCGCTTGTACTGAAACCCGACAGGGGAGAACGCGGAACGGGCGTAAGGATCATCCGAACATCTGAAAGCCTCGAAGCGGAACTGTCAGCCTCTGACTCGGACATGATACTGCAGGAAAATGCGTCCGGCCGCGAGGTCAGCATCTTTTACTATCGTTATCCGCACGAAAAACGTGGGCGCATCTTTTCGATCACCGAGAAACACTTACCTTCGCTTATCGGTGACGGAAGATCGACTCTTGAAGAACTGATCCTGAGCCATCCGCGGGCCGTTTGCCTGGCTGCAAAATATTTCGAGCAAAATAAGGCTGCTCTCGCCAATGTTTACGGCGGTGGCGAAGAGATCAAACTAACCGAGATCGGAACGCATTCGCGAGGGGCAATATTCCTCGATGGCGGGTGGCTCAAAACCAATGTACTAGAGAAAAAGATCGACGAGATCTGCCGCGGATTTGATGGTTTCTTTTTTGGCCGATTCGATATTCGCACGTCCTCGTTCGAAGAGCTCAAACGAGGTGAACGTTTTAAGATAATCGAGCTTAACGGTGTCACGAGTGAGTCAACTAATATCTATGATCCGCAATATACCCTGTTCGATGCATATCGAATTTTGTTCAGGCAATGGAGCATCGCGTTTGAGATCGGTGCCGCGAATTGCAAATCGGGGGTCAGGCAAACATCAGTGCTGCGACTTGCTCGTCTCGCCCTTGGAGCCCGTGCGGCCGAAACGACGTTCGTGTAA
- a CDS encoding DoxX family protein: MSSKIVILSWVCRIVVAIILFQTLFFKFTGAEESKYIFTTLMGAEFEAYGRIGSGVIELIAVILLLIPSTAWLGAFIALGTISGAILSHATMLGIIVKDDGGLLFILAVTVFVLSAVILLIHRKELPILGSMLDA; this comes from the coding sequence ATGTCATCAAAGATAGTGATACTTAGCTGGGTTTGCCGCATAGTCGTGGCGATCATTCTATTTCAGACCCTCTTCTTTAAATTCACAGGGGCAGAGGAATCGAAGTATATCTTTACAACGCTGATGGGCGCAGAATTTGAAGCCTACGGTCGTATAGGGTCAGGCGTTATCGAGCTTATTGCCGTCATTCTCTTGCTTATTCCCAGCACAGCCTGGCTGGGTGCGTTCATAGCTCTCGGAACTATTTCAGGGGCGATCCTGAGCCATGCGACGATGCTCGGGATAATTGTAAAGGACGACGGCGGCCTTTTATTTATCTTAGCTGTAACGGTGTTTGTGCTGAGTGCGGTCATCCTGTTGATACACCGAAAGGAGTTGCCGATCCTCGGCAGTATGCTAGATGCTTGA
- a CDS encoding spondin domain-containing protein translates to MTTQKFMASVAIIVTLVLSIQTGFAFNKNGKKQATFKVRVENISDPNGLVTAGGNKYPFALSPGLFVINHKKQHFFEEGEKASAALELQAEDGNPETLSKRLQTKVGSLFMGIFNTPVGADKPGPLLPGSAYEFTFEGAEGMKFNIIAMYGQSNDLFYAPKEALDLFDKNGDPLDGDITEKLLLWDAGTEVNQAPGIGDEQAPRQKMANTGKTENGVVKLVNDEFRYPKTSDVLRVTVTAQ, encoded by the coding sequence ATGACTACCCAGAAATTTATGGCTAGTGTTGCGATCATCGTGACACTGGTGTTGAGCATTCAGACAGGCTTCGCCTTCAACAAAAACGGGAAAAAGCAGGCGACCTTCAAGGTTCGCGTGGAGAACATATCCGATCCTAATGGACTCGTGACCGCCGGCGGCAATAAATATCCGTTCGCGCTCTCGCCGGGCCTCTTTGTCATAAATCACAAAAAACAGCACTTTTTTGAAGAAGGTGAGAAAGCGAGCGCGGCCCTGGAACTACAGGCCGAAGACGGCAATCCAGAAACTCTGTCAAAGAGACTCCAAACGAAAGTAGGCTCCCTCTTTATGGGTATATTCAACACGCCGGTGGGCGCTGATAAGCCAGGCCCGCTTCTTCCCGGCAGCGCGTACGAATTTACGTTCGAGGGTGCCGAGGGAATGAAGTTCAACATAATCGCGATGTATGGCCAGTCGAACGATCTCTTCTATGCTCCAAAAGAAGCTTTGGACCTTTTTGACAAGAATGGCGATCCACTGGATGGTGACATCACGGAAAAACTCCTACTGTGGGATGCAGGTACCGAAGTCAATCAGGCTCCCGGGATCGGCGATGAACAGGCTCCGCGTCAGAAAATGGCGAACACCGGCAAAACCGAGAATGGTGTTGTAAAGCTCGTCAACGACGAATTCAGATATCCGAAAACATCTGACGTTCTGCGAGTGACCGTTACCGCGCAGTAA
- a CDS encoding heme-binding protein, protein MKINTLILAITFGICAVATSAQTLSKKSITLEGARTVISGAKAFAKAANAPGGVIAVVDDGGNLVALERLDGTFTAGANISVGKAKTAVMFKRPTKFFEDIIKNGRTSMVALPDFTPLQGGVPITVDGQIIGGVGVSGAASAQQDEELAMAGAAMLSGEKASSVTFLDSKTVNDAFAKGAVLSGGTNGENYMVHASRREKAGLAEVHDLDTDIIYVLDGTATVVTGGSSVDPKTIEAGEHRGTSIEGGETRQLKKGDVLIVPKGTPHWFRQVDGTFLYYVVKVR, encoded by the coding sequence ATGAAAATCAATACGCTAATACTTGCGATCACGTTCGGAATCTGTGCGGTTGCGACGTCAGCTCAAACCCTGAGCAAGAAATCGATCACACTTGAAGGGGCTCGAACGGTCATATCCGGAGCCAAAGCCTTCGCTAAGGCAGCTAATGCACCTGGAGGTGTGATCGCCGTCGTAGATGACGGCGGTAACCTCGTTGCCCTTGAACGCCTCGACGGCACCTTCACAGCCGGGGCCAACATCTCAGTCGGCAAGGCAAAGACCGCAGTTATGTTCAAACGGCCGACGAAATTTTTTGAAGACATCATCAAGAACGGCCGCACATCGATGGTCGCCTTGCCGGATTTCACACCTCTGCAGGGCGGTGTGCCGATAACGGTCGACGGTCAGATAATTGGCGGCGTCGGTGTCTCCGGCGCAGCCTCAGCCCAGCAGGATGAAGAACTTGCGATGGCGGGTGCGGCAATGCTCAGCGGCGAAAAGGCATCCTCCGTAACGTTTCTTGACAGCAAAACTGTAAACGATGCTTTCGCAAAAGGTGCGGTTCTGAGTGGCGGCACGAATGGCGAGAACTACATGGTTCACGCGAGTCGCCGCGAGAAGGCCGGCCTCGCTGAGGTGCATGATCTAGATACGGACATCATCTACGTCCTTGACGGAACCGCAACGGTCGTTACAGGTGGAAGCTCAGTCGATCCGAAAACGATCGAGGCCGGTGAGCACCGCGGTACTTCCATCGAGGGTGGCGAAACACGCCAACTCAAGAAGGGAGATGTGTTGATCGTCCCAAAGGGGACCCCGCATTGGTTCAGACAAGTAGACGGCACTTTTCTTTACTACGTCGTCAAGGTTAGGTAA